One Myxocyprinus asiaticus isolate MX2 ecotype Aquarium Trade chromosome 20, UBuf_Myxa_2, whole genome shotgun sequence genomic region harbors:
- the malb gene encoding mal, T cell differentiation protein b isoform X2 — translation MASSVTGSVLPSGSKVFTTIPDFLFIPEFVFGGLVWTLVASTHVVPANPLGWVMFVSIFCFLITTFWFFIFITGKNQSSIWPGLDAGYHAFAAFFYLSAAVLLAYITIFLNALPYTDVLKMYKLDIAAVVMAFVTTLLYFIHAVLSSLRWKSS, via the exons ATGGCTTCTTCAGTGACTGGTAGCGTGCTACCCAGTGGCAGCAAAGTTTTTACCACCATACCTGATTTTCTCTTCATTCCAGAGTTT GTGTTTGGTGGATTGGTGTGGACCCTGGTGGCCTCCACCCATGTGGTCCCAGCAAATCCTCTGGGCTGGGTCATGTTTGTGTCCATTTTCTGCTTTCTCATCACCACTTTCTGGTTCTTCATTTTCATCACTGGTAAAAACCAGAGCAGCATATGGCCTGGCCTG GATGCTGGATATCATGCCTTTGCTGCATTCTTTTACTTGAGTGCTGCCGTTCTTCTGGCTTATATCACCATCTTTTTGAATGCTTTACCTTACACTGATGTCCTCAAAATGTACAAGCTGGACATTGCTGCTGTG GTTATGGCCTTTGTTACCACATTGCTGTACTTCATTCATGCAGTTCTCTCTTCTCTACGATGGAAGTCCTCTTGA
- the malb gene encoding mal, T cell differentiation protein b isoform X3 has translation MASSVTGSVLPSGSKVFTTIPDFLFIPEFVFSYIATLLYFIHCILSAFRWKSF, from the exons ATGGCTTCTTCAGTGACTGGTAGCGTGCTACCCAGTGGCAGCAAAGTTTTTACCACCATACCTGATTTTCTCTTCATTCCAGAGTTT GTGTTCTCCTATATTGCCACATTGCTCTACTTCATCCATTGCATCCTGTCTGCTTTTCGGTGGAAATCCTTCTGA
- the malb gene encoding mal, T cell differentiation protein b isoform X1 — MAAATQSMESLPRGLMICTTAPDILYLPELVFGGLVWILVASTLVQPENPQGWVMFVSVFCFVMTLLWLIIFACGGHKNHSSWATADFIYHLIAAMFYLSASVSLATVTIKMKNELPKDLFKYYQIDIAAVVFSYIATLLYFIHCILSAFRWKSF, encoded by the exons ATGGCAGCGGCCACGCAGTCGATGGAGAGTCTGCCCAGAGGACTAATGATCTGTACCACCGCACCGGACATCCTCTACCTGCCTGAACTG GTGTTTGGAGGGTTAGTATGGATCCTAGTGGCTTCAACGCTCGTGCAACCCGAGAACCCTCAGGGATGGGTCATGTTTGTGTCCGTCTTTTGCTTTGTGATGACCCTCCTCTGGCTCATTATCTTCGCCTGTGGAGGACACAAGAACCACAGCTCCTGGGCTACAGCG GACTTTATTTATCACCTGATTGCTGCCATGTTCTATCTGAGTGCCTCAGTCTCCCTGGCCACTGTAACcatcaaaatgaaaaatgaactGCCCAAAGATCTCTTTAAGTACTACCAAATCGACATCGCAGCAGTG GTGTTCTCCTATATTGCCACATTGCTCTACTTCATCCATTGCATCCTGTCTGCTTTTCGGTGGAAATCCTTCTGA